Below is a genomic region from Streptomyces sp. NBC_00461.
CGATCACCATCCGCCTCACTGTCGTCGCGATCCTCATCGAGATCGTCATCGGCGTCACGCTGGGCGTCATCACGGGGCTGCGGCGCGGGAGCGCCGTCGACACCTCCGCCCTCGTCCTCACCCTCGTCGTCATCTCCGTCCCCACCTTCGTCACCGGCCTGCTGCTCCAGCTCCTCCTCGGCGTCGAGTGGGGCTGGATCAAACCGTCGGTCTCCACGGACGCCACCTTCGGCGAGCTGATCGTGCCGGGTCTGGTCCTCGCGTCCGTCTCGCTCGCCTACGTGACCCGGCTGACCCGCACCTCCATCGCGGAGAACCGGCGCTCCGACTACGTCCGCACGGCCGTCGCCAAGGGCCTGCCCCGACGCCGGGTCATCATCCGCCACCTGCTGCGCAACTCGCTCATCCCCGTCGTCACCTTCATCGGAACGGACATCGGCGCGCTGATGGGCGGTGCGATCGTCACCGAGCGGATCTTCAACATCCACGGCGTCGGCTACCAGCTCTACCAGGGCATCCTCCGGCAGAACACCCAAACCGTCGTCGGCTTCGTGACCGTCCTCGTCCTCGTCTTCCTGCTCGCCAACCTGATCGTCGACCTCCTGTACGCCGTACTCGACCCGAGGATCCGCTATGCCTGAGCAGTACGAGTCCGAGGGCGCCATCTCCTCCGCGGGCATGGGCGGCGCGATGGACCTCGCGGTGACCGAGGCGGAGACACTGGAGAGGACTCCTGGTGGCCCGGAAGGCACGGGCCCGGCGGAGAAGCCCCGCTCCCTCTGGTCCGACGCCTGGCGCGACCTGCGCCGCAACCCCGTCTTCATCATCTCGGCGCTGGTGATCCTCTTCCTGGTCGTCATCTCCATCTGGCCGTCGCTGATCACCTCCGGCAACCCCCTCAAGTGCGACCTCGCCAAGGCCCAGGAGGGCTCACAGCCCGGCCACCCCTTCGGCTACGACGGCCAGGGCTGCGACGTCTACACGCGCACGGTGTACGGGACCCGCGTCTCCATCAGCGTCGGCGTCCTGGCCACGCTCGGTGTCGCGCTCCTCGGTTCGATCCTGGGCGGGCTCGCCGGGTACTTCAGCGGGGGCTGGGACTCGTTGATGTCCCGGATCACCGACATCTTCTTCGCGATCCCGGTCGTGCTCGGCGGCCTCGTCCTTCTCTCCGTGGTGAGCAGCAACACGATCTGGCCGGTCGTCGGGTTCATGGTGCTGCTCGGGTGGACGCAGATCTACCGCATCGCACGTGGTGCGGTCATCACCGCCAAGCAGAACGACTACGTGCAGGCGGCCCGCGCCCTGGGCGCCTCCGACTCCCGCATCCTGCTCCGCCACATCGCGCCCAACGCGGTCGCCCCGGTGATCGTCGTGGCGACCATCGCGCTCGGCACGTACATCGCGCTGGAGGCGACCCTGTCGTACCTCGGCGTCGGCCTCAAACCCCCGACGGTCAGCTGGGGCATCGACATCTCCGCCGCCTCCGCCTACATCCGCAACGCCCCCCACATGCTCCTGTGGCCGGCCGGAGCCCTGGCGATCACCGTGCTCGCCTTCATCATGCTGGGCGACGCGGTCCGCGACGCCCTCGACCCGAAGCTGAGGTGAGTCGTCGTCATGTTGCTCGAAGTGCGGGATCTGCATGTGGAGTTCCGGACCCGGGACGGGGTCGCCAAGGCCGTCAACGGGGTCAACTACAGCGTGGACGCGGGGGAGACCCTTGCCGTGCTCGGGGAATCCGGGTCGGGGAAGTCCGTCACCGCGCAGGCGGTCATGGGCATCCTCGACATCCCACCCGGGAAGATCACCGGCGGTGAGATCCTCTTCCAGGGCAGGGACCTGCTGAAACTCAAGGAGGACGAGCGGCGCAAGGTCCGTGGCGCCGAGATGGCGATGATCTTCCAGGACGCGCTGTCCTCCCTCAACCCCGTGCTCTCCGTGGGCGACCAGCTCGGCGAGATGTTCGTCGTGCACCGGGGCATGTCGAAGAAGGACGCGCGGGCGAAGGCCGTCGAGCTGATGGAGCGGGTGCGGATCCCGGCGGCCAGGGAGCGGGTCAGGGACTACCCGCACCAGTTCTCCGGCGGTATGCGCCAGCGCATCATGATCGCGATGGCCCTCGCCCTGGAGCCAGCCCTCATCATCGCCGACGAACCCACCACCGCCCTCGACGTCACCGTGCAGGCCCAGGTGATGGACCTGCTCGCGGAGTTGCAGCGCGAGTACCACATGGGGCTCATCCTCATCACCCACGACCTGGGCGTGGTCGCCGACGTCGCCGACAGGATCGCCGTGATGTACGCGGGCCGGATCGTCGAGTCGGCCCCGGTGCACGACATCTACAAGCTGCCCGCGCACCCGTACACCAAGGGCCTGCTGGAGTCGATCCCGCGGCTCGACCAGAAGGGCCGGGAGCTCTACGCCATCAAGGGCCTGCCGCCCAACCTCATGCACATCCCACCGGGCTGCGCCTTCAACCCCCGCTGCCCTATGGCCCAGGACGTGTGCCGTACCGACGTACCGCCCCTGCACGAGGTGGACGGTCCGGACTCGGCCCGGCACAGCGCCTGCCACTTCTGGAGGGAGTGCCTGAATGGCTGAGTCGATTCTGCAGGTCAGCGGGCTCGTCAAGCACTACCCGCTCACCCGGGGGATTCTCTTCAGGAAGCAGGTCGGCGCGGTGAAGGCCGTCGACGGCGTGGACTTCGAACTCGGCCGTGGCGAAACCCTCGGCATCGTCGGCGAGTCCGGCTGCGGCAAGTCGACGGTCGCCAAGATGCTGGTCAACCTGGAGAAGCCGACGGCCGGGAACATCCGCTACAAGGGCGAGGACATCGCCAGGCTCTCCGGCAAGGCCCTGCGGTCCGTGCGGCGCAACATCCAGATGGTCTTCCAGGACCCGTACACCTCCCTCAACCCCCGGATGACGGTGGGCGACATCATCGGGGAGCCGTACGAGATCCACCCCGAGGTGGCGCCCAAGGGAGACCGGCGGCAGAAGGTCCAGGAGCTGCTGGACGTCGTCGGGCTCAACCCCGAATACATCAACCGCTATCCGCACCAGTTCTCCGGCGGCCAGCGCCAACGCATCGGCATCGCACGGGGGTTGGCGCTGCGCCCCGAGATCATCGTCGCCGACGAGCCGGTCTCCGCGCTGGACGTCTCCGTCCAGGCCCAGGTGATCAACCTTCTCGACCGGCTGCAGAGCGAGTTCGAGCTGTCGTACGTCTTCATCGCGCACGACCTGTCGATCGTCCGGCACATCTCGGACCGGGTCGGGGTGATGTACCTGGGGCGGATCGTGGAGATCGGCAGGGACGAGGAGATCTACGACCATCCGACGCACCCCTACACCCAGGCGCTGCTGTCGGCCGTTCCCCTGCCCGATCCGGAGGCACGTGAGTACCGGGAGCGGATCATCCTCGCGGGTGACGTGCCGTCGCCGACGAACGTCCCCTCCGGATGCCGCTTCCGCACCCGCTGCTGGAAGGCGCAGGAGCGGTGCGCGCTGGAGGTGCCCGCGCTCGCGGTGCCCGCGGAGTTCCGGTTCGCGAGCGGGCCGGCCGCGCACGACTCCGCCTGCCACTTCGCCGAGGAGAAGGTCGTCGTGCCGCCGGAGGAGCCGAAAGGACTGAGAGGACCTGAGGGACCGGAGGGGGAAAGCAACGGGCCGGGGTGACATGGCGACACCCCGGCCCGTTTACGGCACCCGCACGGCCGTACGTTGTTCAGCCTCGCGCGTCCGTATATCGGTATCGCTTCCCTGAAGTTGCCTGCTTGTTAACGCGGTTCATGGAGATTTGCGCGGCTGTGCGAGCGAACGCCGCAGGAAATCCAGCTGGAGCCGCAGCAGGTTCTCGGCGACCGACTCCTGCGGGGTCATGTGGGTGACGCCGGACAGGGGCAGCACCTCGTGCGGGCGGCCGGCGGCGAGCAGGGCCGAGGACAGGCGCAGGGAGTGGGCGACCACCACGTTGTCGTCGGCGAAGCCATGGATGACCATCATCGGGCGGTGCGGCTCGGCCGCGTCGACCAGGCCCGCGTCGTCGATGAGCGAGTTGCGGCGGTAGACCTCCGGCTGCTCGGCCGGGTGGCCGAGGTAGCGCTCCTGGTAGTGGGTGTCGTACAGGCGCAGGTCGGTGACCGGGGCGCCCACCACCGCCGCGTGGAAGACGTCCGGGCGGCG
It encodes:
- a CDS encoding ABC transporter ATP-binding protein, whose protein sequence is MLLEVRDLHVEFRTRDGVAKAVNGVNYSVDAGETLAVLGESGSGKSVTAQAVMGILDIPPGKITGGEILFQGRDLLKLKEDERRKVRGAEMAMIFQDALSSLNPVLSVGDQLGEMFVVHRGMSKKDARAKAVELMERVRIPAARERVRDYPHQFSGGMRQRIMIAMALALEPALIIADEPTTALDVTVQAQVMDLLAELQREYHMGLILITHDLGVVADVADRIAVMYAGRIVESAPVHDIYKLPAHPYTKGLLESIPRLDQKGRELYAIKGLPPNLMHIPPGCAFNPRCPMAQDVCRTDVPPLHEVDGPDSARHSACHFWRECLNG
- a CDS encoding ABC transporter permease, which encodes MGRYVVRRLLQMIPVFIGATLLIFLMVNVMGDPIAGLCGERQCDAATAAQLKKEFGLDKPVWQQYLTYMGNVFTGDFGTAFNGQKVTELMATAFPITIRLTVVAILIEIVIGVTLGVITGLRRGSAVDTSALVLTLVVISVPTFVTGLLLQLLLGVEWGWIKPSVSTDATFGELIVPGLVLASVSLAYVTRLTRTSIAENRRSDYVRTAVAKGLPRRRVIIRHLLRNSLIPVVTFIGTDIGALMGGAIVTERIFNIHGVGYQLYQGILRQNTQTVVGFVTVLVLVFLLANLIVDLLYAVLDPRIRYA
- a CDS encoding ABC transporter ATP-binding protein; amino-acid sequence: MAESILQVSGLVKHYPLTRGILFRKQVGAVKAVDGVDFELGRGETLGIVGESGCGKSTVAKMLVNLEKPTAGNIRYKGEDIARLSGKALRSVRRNIQMVFQDPYTSLNPRMTVGDIIGEPYEIHPEVAPKGDRRQKVQELLDVVGLNPEYINRYPHQFSGGQRQRIGIARGLALRPEIIVADEPVSALDVSVQAQVINLLDRLQSEFELSYVFIAHDLSIVRHISDRVGVMYLGRIVEIGRDEEIYDHPTHPYTQALLSAVPLPDPEAREYRERIILAGDVPSPTNVPSGCRFRTRCWKAQERCALEVPALAVPAEFRFASGPAAHDSACHFAEEKVVVPPEEPKGLRGPEGPEGESNGPG
- a CDS encoding ABC transporter permease, translating into MPEQYESEGAISSAGMGGAMDLAVTEAETLERTPGGPEGTGPAEKPRSLWSDAWRDLRRNPVFIISALVILFLVVISIWPSLITSGNPLKCDLAKAQEGSQPGHPFGYDGQGCDVYTRTVYGTRVSISVGVLATLGVALLGSILGGLAGYFSGGWDSLMSRITDIFFAIPVVLGGLVLLSVVSSNTIWPVVGFMVLLGWTQIYRIARGAVITAKQNDYVQAARALGASDSRILLRHIAPNAVAPVIVVATIALGTYIALEATLSYLGVGLKPPTVSWGIDISAASAYIRNAPHMLLWPAGALAITVLAFIMLGDAVRDALDPKLR